The Populus alba chromosome 6, ASM523922v2, whole genome shotgun sequence genome contains a region encoding:
- the LOC118053463 gene encoding uncharacterized protein isoform X1, whose product MDKETDLLSRLAANHLHLAQFEPLRAILTSLRTKNPDLAFAILQTIVSNSGRFDNILWSQSCPNPSLLTFLSTLELLQLNNPTSHTWRFDSVTLRLRVEFLLLIQLLIDRVTESLRKNVDLDRFEKEEGEIGVGESSGGRGEGEEEEEEEGFLDNFEVLKDGSGELEVLDKVLEFGVKRLKGDVDLDGNEVGGSGRGEGSSSGGVVAIEEGEMMCLRKVILDNADVFDALCWNVESQMKGMKVENENSGMEITVRGEESEKVEEEGVELFDLIRKCVQLAHLDAMKECSKEGDEGVFSHIRFLHLDRGLEESEYRIVLQDLLLRVLSTRKGYGTSWHVMQEKLLRIYEEALSSNCRHLVEMIQVIQDDLLRQEIEMSRAHADKQIPLPLEHFQGYLMEMKLDEDSNDPSFSLSRAVSICMREMYHYARVSEVHVLECFMETALSAVKREQLQEASYFLMLFPRLRPLVAAMGWDLLAGKTTARRKLMQLLWTSRKLQILRLEESATYGNQLDEMSCVEHLCDSLCYQLDLASFVSCVNSGQSWNSKSSLLLSGNQQIISASEDNHSEHFVENFVLERLSVQSPLRVLFDVVPTMKFQDAIELISMQPICSDIAAWKRMQDIELMHMRYALESTVLALGVMERCTTDERQSHHQVALCHLKDLRNHLEAITNIPRKILMVNVIISLLHMDDISLNLTHCASPGSNSESSSTCAWDHTDVTFCEGGKEMVISFTGLLLDILHRSLPPGLIEEHTTNDGMSIDGRQALEWRISIARHFIEDWQWRLSVLQRLLPLSERQWGWKEALTVLRAAPSKLLNLCMQRAKYDIGEEAVHRFSLSAEDRATLELAEWVDGAVRRASESRLVEDAVSRAVDGTSAVQDLDFSSLRSQLGSLAAILLCIDVAATSARSAHMSQQLLDQAQVMLSEIYPGASPKIGSTYWDQILEVGIISVSRRVLKRLHEFLEQGDGPGLQAFLAGEIIISSSKELLRQGQRERTLAILHQMIEDAHRGKRQFLSGKLHNLARAIADEETEVNIVKVDNPYAERKLLSHFDKEGVLGLGLKVAKQTPKSSAGGETSMQPVGYDIKDTGKRLFGPLSAKPTTYLSQFILHIAAIGDIVDGTDTTHDFNFFSLVYEWPKDLLTRLVFDRGSTDAAGKVADIMCADFVHEVITACVPPVYPPRSGHAWACIPVAATFHKSYAENKVLSPACKEAKPNCYSSFSATPGIPLYPLQLDIVKHLVKISPVRAVLACVFGRSILYSGSDSSMSGSMDDGSLQEPDNDRLFYEFALDQSERFPTLNRWIQMQTNLHRVSEFAVTSGRKADAGEVKADTRVAIKRFRERDSDTESEVDDTFGSSTISTTLPDLGSQGGSAPEPQEDSSKSDAVELDTTAFLSLDWENEEPYEKAVERLVGEGKLMDALALSDRFLRDGASNELLQLLIERREEDHPFSGPQGYGGHRIWSNSWQYCLRLKDKQLAARLALKYMHRWELDAALDVLTMCSCHLPESDPARNEVLQRRKALQRYNHILTADDHYSSWQEVEEECKEDPEGLALRLAGKGAVSAALEVAESAGLSTDLRRELKGRQLVKLLTADPLNGGGPAEASRFLSSLRDSDDALPVAMGAMQLLPNLRSKQLLVHFFLKRRDGNLSDVEVARLNSWALGLRVLAALPLPWQQRCSSLHEHPHLILEVLLMRKQLQSAALILKEFPSLRDNIVVVSYAAKAIAVIINSPAREPRITVSGTRPKPKTRTGVPARSSFTSSLNNFQKEARRAFSWAPRNNGDKNATKDSYRKRKSSGLPPTERVAWEAMTGIQEDHASSYSADGQERLPSVSISEEWMLTGEAIKDEAVRTSHRYESAPDIILFKALLSLCSDELMAAKSALDLCMNQMKNVLSARQLSENASTETIGRAYHATETFVQGLLYTKSLLRKLVGGSDLSSNSERSRDADDASSDAGNSSVGSQSTDEQSEILSQADIWLGRAELLQSLLGSGIAASLEDIADKESSARLRDRLIVDEQYSMAVYTCRKCKIDVFPVWNAWGHALIRMEHYAQARVKFKQALQLHKGDPTAIIQEIINTIEGGPPVDVSAVRSMYEHLARSAPTILDDSLSADSYLNVLNMPSTFPRSERSRRYQESANNNSAYSSEFEDGPHSNLDSVRYVECVNYLQEYARQHLLGFMFRHGHYTDACMLFFPQNAVPPPPQPSAMGVATSSSSPQRLDPLATDYGNIDDLCDLCIGYGAMNVLEEVISTRIASAKQQDVNQHTAAVLARICTYCETHRHFNYLYQFQVIKKDHVAAGLCCIQLFMNSFSQEEAVKHLENAKMHFDEGLSARYKGGDSTKVVTKGVRGKSASEKLTEEGLVKFSARVSIQVEVVKSSNDSDGPQWKHSLFGNPNDPETFRRRCEIAETLVEKNFDLAFQIIYEFNLPAVDIYAGVAASLAERKRGSQLTEFFRNIKGTIDDDDWDQVLGAAINIYANKHKERPDRLIGMLTSSHRKVLACVVCGRLKSAFQIASRSGSVADVQYVAHQALHANALPVLDMCKQWLAQYM is encoded by the exons ATGGACAAAGAAACCGACCTTCTCTCTCGCCTTGCAGCGAACCATCTCCACCTAGCTCAATTCGAGCCATTACGAGCCATCCTCACATCTCTCCGCACCAAAAACCCTGACCTCGCTTTCGCAATTCTCCAAACCATAGTATCCAATTCTGGCAGGTTCGATAACATTCTCTGGTCCCAATCTTGCCCTAATCCATCACTCCTCACATTTTTATCAACCCTAGAGCTCTTACAACTTAACAATCCGACTTCGCATACATGGCGCTTCGATTCCGTTACGCTTCGGTTGCGTGTagagtttttgttgttgattcAACTTTTGATTGATCGCGTGACGGAGAGTTTGCGCAAGAATGTCGATCTCGATAGGTTTGAGAAAGAGGAGGGGGAGATTGGTGTGGGAGAGAGTTCTGGAGGAAGGGGggagggggaggaggaggaggaggaggagggttttttagataattttgaggTTTTGAAGGATGGGAGTGGTGAGTTAGAGGTTTTGGATAAGGTTTTGGAGTTTGGTGTGAAGAGATTGAAGGGAGATGTGGATTTGGATGGGAACGAAGTGGGAGGGAGTGGGAGAGGGGAGGGTTCCAGTTCTGGTGGTGTTGTGGCAATTGAGGAAGGGGAGATGATGTGTTTGAGGAAGGTGATTTTGGATAATGCGGATGTTTTTGATGCGTTGTGTTGGAATGTAGAGAGCCAAATGAAGGGGATGAAGGTTGAGAATGAGAATTCAGGTATGGAGATAACGGTGAGGGGGGAGGAGAGTGAGAAAGTGGAGGAGGAAGGTGTGGAGTTGTTTGATTTGATTAGAAAGTGTGTGCAGTTGGCGCATTTGGATGCAATGAAGGAGTGTTCAAAAGAGGGAGATGAAGGAGTATTTTCACATATCCGTTTTCTTCATCTCGATCGTGGCCTGGAGGAGAGTGAGTATCG TATTGTGCTGCAAGATCTCCTTCTGAGGGTTTTGTCAACAAGGAAAGGATATGGAACCTCATGGCATGTCATGCAAGAAAAATTGCTTCGGATCTATGAAGAGGCTCTTTCATCGAATTGTAGACATCTTGTTGAAATGATTCAG GTTATCCAGGATGACTTGCTCCGTCAAGAGATTGAGATGTCTCGAGCACATGCTGACAAACAAATTCCACTCCCTTTAGAGCATTTTCAGGGGTATCTTATGGAAATGAAACTGGATGAAGATTCAAATGACCCATCTTTTTCCTTGAGTAGGGCTGTCAGTATTTGCATGAGAGAGATGTACCACTATGCTCGTGTTTCAGAAGTACATGTACTTGAATGCTTCATGGAGACAGCCCTCTCGGCTGTCAAGAGGGAGCAGCTTCAAGAAGCTAGCTAT TTTCTCATGCTGTTTCCACGGCTTAGGCCCCTAGTAGCTGCCATGGGTTGGGATCTGTTGGCAGGTAAAACAACTGCTCGGAGGAAATTAATGCAACTTCTCTGGACAAGCAGGAAGTTGCAAATACTTCGACTAGAAGAGTCTGCAACATATGGTAATCAATTGGATGAG ATGTCTTGCGTGGAGCATCTATGTGATTCATTATGTTATCAGCTTGATCTTGcctcttttgtttcttgtgtcAATTCTGGTCAATCATGGAATTCAAAGTCATCACTGTTGTTGTCTGGAAACCAACAAATAATTTCTGCAAGCGAAGATAATCATTCAGAACATTTTGTTGAAAACTTTGTGCTGGAAAGACTTTCTGTTCAAAGCCCTCTTCGC GTATTGTTTGATGTTGTTCCAACCATGAAGTTTCAGGATGCTATTGAATTAATTAGCATGCAGCCAATTTGTTCTGACATAGCAGCCTGGAAAAG AATGCAAGATATTGAACTAATGCACATGCGTTATGCTCTGGAATCAACTGTTCTTGCACTGGGAGTGATGGAGAGGTGTACGACTGATGAAAGACAGAGTCATCATCAAGTGGCTCTTTGCCACTTGAAAGACTTGAGGAACCACTTGGAGGCTATTACCAATATTCCACGCAAG ATATTGATGGTGAATGTTATAATTTCACTTTTACATATGGATGATATCTCTCTCAATTTGACGCATTGTGCCTCACCAGGGAGCAATTCTGAATCATCCTCCACATGTGCTTGGGACCATACTGATGTCACTTTTTGTGAAGGAGGGAAAGAAATGGTTATTTCTTTCACAGGATTGCTACTTGATATTCTACATCGCAGTCTTCCACCAGGCTTGATTGAAGAGCATACAACAAATGATGGTATGAGTATAGATGGAAGACAGGCCTTAGAGTGGAGAATATCAATAGCTAGACATTTCATTGAGGATTGGCAGTGGCGGTTGTCAGTTTTGCAACGTCTTCTACCATTATCTGAGCGCCAATGGGGATGGAAGGAGGCGCTGACTGTCCTACGTGCAGCCCCATCCAAGCTGCTTAACCT TTGCATGCAAAGAGCGAAGTATGACATTGGTGAAGAGGCAGTTCATCGATTTTCTTTATCAGCAGAAGATAGAGCTACCCTTGAATTGGCTGAATGGGTTGACGGTGCTGTTAGAAGAGCGTCTGAATCCAGATTG GTAGAAGATGCAGTGTCTCGTGCTGTGGATGGGACTTCAGCAGTGCAAGACctagatttttcttctttacgaTCCCAGTTGGGTTCTTTGGCTGCA ATTCTTTTATGCATTGATGTTGCTGCAACTTCTGCAAGGTCGGCACATATGTCTCAACAACTCCTGGATCAG GCTCAAGTTATGTTATCTGAGATATATCCAGGAGCATCTCCTAAGATAGGCTCGACTTACTGGGATCAGATTCTTGAAGTGGGAATTATTTCTGTATCACGACGCGTTCTCAAGCGTCTACATGAATTCTTGGAACAA GGTGATGGTCCTGGCCTCCAGGCATTTCTGGCTGGGGAGATTATTATATCGTCATCAAAGGAGTTGCTCCGGCAGGGGCAAAGAGAACGTACTCTTGCTATTTTGCATCAGATGATTGAAGATGCTCACAGGGGGAAGCGACAGTTTCTGAGTG GTAAGCTTCATAATCTTGCAAGAGCTATTGCTGATGAAGAAACAGAggtaaatatagtaaaagttgACAACCCATATGCGGAGCGTAAACTCTTGTCTCACTTTGACAAGGAAGGGGTTCTTGGACTTGGGTTAAAAGTTGCAAAACAGACACCCAAAAGTTCTGCTGGTGGAGAAACTAGCATGCAGCCTGTTGGTTATGATATAAAAGATACAGGGAAGAGATTGTTTGGTCCTTTGAGTGCTAAGCCTACAACATATCTTTCACAATTTATTCTCCATATTGCTGCAATTGGTGACATAGTTGATGGCACTGATACAACTCATGATTTCAACTTTTTCTCACTGGTTTATGAGTGGCCTAAAGAT CTTCTAACTCGTTTAGTCTTTGACCGAGGCAGCACTGACGCAGCTGGAAAGGTTGCTGACATTATGTGTGCTGATTTTGTCCATGAAGTTATTACAGCATGTGTACCTCCTGTTTATCCACCTCGGTCTGGTCATGCATGGGCTTGCATTCCTGTCGCTGCTACCTTCCATAAGAGTTATGCGGAGAATAAAGTGTTGTCTCCAGCCTGCAAAGAAGCTAAGCCTAATTGCTACAGCAGTTTCTCAGCAACTCCTGGAATTCCTTTGTACCCCCTCCAGTTGGATATTGTAAAACATCTTGTTAAAATATCCCCAGTGAGGGCTGTGCTAGCATGTGTTTTTGGGAGGAGTATATTATACAGTGGCAGTGACTCTTCTATGTCTGGCTCCATGGATGATGGTTCATTGCAGGAACCTGACAATGACAGACTATTTTATGAATTTGCTCTTGATCAATCTGAGAG ATTCCCCACTTTAAACCGGTGGATACAAATGCAAACGAACCTCCATCGAGTTTCAGAGTTTGCTGTAACATCTGGACGAAAAGCTGATGCTGGTGAGGTTAAAGCCGACACAAGGGTTGCTATTAAGAGATTTCGTGAGCGAGATAGTGATACTGAGTCAGAAGTTGATGACACTTTTGGTAGCAGTACTATTTCAACTACTTTGCCAGACCTTGGCAGTCAAGGTGGTTCAGCTCCTGAACCACAAGAGGATTCCTCAAAATCTGACGCAGTTGAACTGGACACTACAGCTTTTCTCTCCCTGGATTGGGAAAATGAAGAACCTTATGAGAAAGCAGTGGAGAG ATTGGTCGGTGAAGGAAAATTAATGGATGCTCTTGCACTTTCGGATCGCTTTTTACGTGATGGAGCCTCGAACGAGTTACTTCAATTACTCATTGAACGCAGAGAAGAAGACCATCCATTCTCTGGGCCTCAAGGTTATGGGGGGCATCGAATCTGGAGCAATAGCTGGCAGTATTGCTTGCGATTGAAGGATAAGCAACTGGCAGCTAGACTTGCCCTCAA GTATATGCACAGATGGGAACTTGATGCTGCTCTCGATGTACTCACCATGTGCAGCTGCCACCTACCTGAGAGTGATCCAGCCAGGAATGAG GTCTTGCAAAGGAGAAAGGCTTTGCAAAGGTACAACCATATATTAACTGCAGATGATCATTATAGCAGCTGGCAAGAG GTTGAGGAAGAGTGTAAGGAAGATCCTGAAGGCTTGGCACTCAGATTAGCTGGGAAAGGAGCTGTTTCTGCTGCCCTAGAAGTGGCTGAGAGTGCAGGACTGTCAACAGACTTGAGGAGAGAACTCAAGGGTCGGCAACTTGTGAAACTTCTTACTGCAGACCCACTCAATGGAGGGGGTCCTGCAGAAGCTTCTCGCTTTCTTTCTTCGCTGCGTGATTCGGATGATGCTTTGCCAGTTGCAATGGGTGCAATGCAGCTATTACCCAACCTGCGTTCAAAGCAACttctt GTACACTTTTTCCTTAAACGAAGAGATGGGAATCTGTCAGATGTCGAGGTTGCCCGGCTTAACTCATGGGCTTTGGGCCTTCGTGTTCTTGCTGCCTTGCCATTGCCATGGCAGCAAAGGTGTTCTTCCCTGCATGAGCACCCACATTTGATACTGGAGGTTCTTCTGATGAGGAAACAGCTGCAGTCTGCTGCTCTG ATCCTTAAAGAATTTCCTTCTCTGAGAGACAACATTGTAGTTGTTTCATATGCTGCTAAAGCAATTGCTGTTATTATTAACTCTCCCGCCAGAGAACCACGGATCACTGTATCTGGAACAAGACCAAAACCTAAAACGAGAACAGGTGTGCCTGCAAGGTCATCTTTTACTAGCAGTTTAAATAACTTTCAAAAAGAGGCTCGCAGAGCCTTTTCTTGGGCCCCACGAAATAATGGAGATAAGAATGCTACAAAAGATTCTTATCGCAAAAGAAAGAGTTCTGGTTTGCCACCAACTGAAAGAGTGGCATGGGAGGCAATGACTGGAATTCAAGAGGATCATGCATCATCATATTCTGCAGATGGGCAGGAACGGCTCCCATCGGTTTCAATTTCTGAGGAATGGATGCTTACTGGTGAAGCTATTAAGGATGAAGCTGTTCGCACATCACACCGATATGAAAGTGCCCCTGACATTATACTTTTTAAG GCGCTGCTATCATTGTGTTCTGATGAATTGATGGCCGCCAAAAGTGCTCTGGATTTATGTATGAATCAGATGAAGAATGTTTTGAGTGCAAGACAGTTATCGGAGAATGCATCGACAGAAACAATTGGTAGAGCATATCATGCGACAGAGACATTTGTTCAG GGGCTACTTTATACTAAATCCTTGCTGAGGAAGCTTGTTGGGGGGAGTGACTTGTCAAGTAATTCTGAAAGAAGTAGGGATGCTGATGATGCCTCTTCAGATGCTGGTAACTCTAGTGTAGGCAGTCAGTCCACAGATGAGCAATCTGAAATCTTGTCACAGGCAGACATTTGGCTAGGACGTGCTGAGTTGCTCCAAAGCCTTCTGGGATCAGGAATTGCTGCTTCTCTTGAGGATATTGCTGATAAAGAGTCATCTGCTCGTCTCCGTGACAGATTGATTGTTGATGAACAGTACAGCATGGCTGTATATACTTGCCGGAAGTGTAAG ATTGATGTTTTCCCTGTGTGGAATGCTTGGGGACATGCTTTGATTCGGATGGAACACTATGCGCAAGCTCGAGTGAAATTCAA GCAAGCTCTTCAATTGCACAAGGGTGACCCTACTGCCATCATTCAAGAAATTATCAATACAATTGAAGGAGGTCCACCAGTGGATGTGTCAGCTGTTCGTTCTAT GTATGAACATTTGGCCAGAAGTGCACCAACCATCTTGGATGATTCTCTTTCCGCTGATTCATATCTCAATGTTCTGAACATGCCATCTACATTTCCACGTTCAGAGAGATCTAGGCGTTATCAAGAATCTGCAAATAATAACTCAGCTTACAGCTCTGAGTTTGAAGATGGACCTCACAGCAATTTGGATAGTGTTCGTTATGTTGAGTGTGTTAATTATTTACAAGAA TATGCTCGTCAGCATTTGCTTGGATTTATGTTCAGACATGGCCACTACACTGATGCCTGCATGTTGTTCTTTCCACAAAATGCTGTTCCACCACCTCCTCAACCTTCAGCCATGGGAGTAGCAACTTCATCTTCATCGCCACAAAGATTAGACCCATTAGCAACTGATTATGGGAATATTGATGATTTGTGTGACTTGTGTATTGGTTATGGTGCCATGAATGTTCTTGAAGAAGTGATATCGACAAGAATAGCATCTGCAAAACAACAGGATGTAAACCAGCATACTGCTGCAGTCCTTGCACGTATTTGCACCTATTGTGAAACTCATAGGCATTTCAATTATCTCTACCAGTTTCAG GTAATCAAGAAAGATCATGTTGCTGCTGGACTATGTTGTATTCAGTTATTTATGAATTCTTTTTCACAAGAGGAAGCTGTTAAACACTTGGAGAATGCAAAG ATGCATTTTGATGAAGGATTATCAGCTCGATACAAAGGTGGAGACTCTACAAAAGTTGTCACAAAGGGTGTTCGAGGAAAAAGTGCCTCTGAGAAGCTCACAGAAGAAGGACTTGTTAAGTTTTCTGCTAGGGTTTCAATCCAG GTGGAAGTTGTGAAATCCTCTAACGATTCAGATGGGCCTCAGTGGAAACATTCTCTATTTGGAAACCCAAATGATCCAGAAACCTTTAG GAGAAGGTGTGAGATTGCAGAAACACTCGTCGAAAAGAACTTCGATTTGGCTTTCCAAATAATCTATGAATTTAATCTTCCAG CTGTTGATATATATGCTGGTGTTGCTGCATCACTTGCTGAGAGAAAAAGAGGCAGCCAGTTGACcgaattttttagaaatattaaagggactattgatgatgatgattgggATCAG GTCTTGGGAGCTGCAATAAACATATATGCTAATAAACATAAAGAACGTCCTGACCGTCTCATCGGCATGTTAACCAGCAGTCACAG GAAGGTGCTGGCTTGTGTTGTCTGTGGTCGTCTAAAGAGTGCATTTCAAATTGCATCTCGAAGTGGAAGTGTGGCTGATGTTCAATATGTTGCTCATCAG GCATTACATGCAAATGCACTGCCAGTACTTGATATGTGCAAACAGTGGTTGGCACAATACATGTAA